The Octopus sinensis linkage group LG19, ASM634580v1, whole genome shotgun sequence genome contains a region encoding:
- the LOC115221978 gene encoding serine-rich adhesin for platelets isoform X3, producing MKNITDFVFRRQVGLKDVQSYIKFVESLLEYKATTPHANEPCELSGHCRATFLMDFSPDGSRMASSHGDHSVRITDIVTRKCTHILQGHPRTPWCLAFHPSANDILASGCLGGEVRIWDLHGRGSEVWTAPHGSVIATLAFHPTDHVLVFATADEIYFWDWSKSQPFACCKTARSFERVRWLCFDPLGHYLYTGIANNTTIQPRIHVGNRSSTGLRSDLRSRRRQIQERYQEVLRQYQNYERSQSEIPSTLDSSIPTSMGLDDELLPYVSLIAPQSPVHEDNLRYARQYAAEISEVVRGALDDARLSIQNLQDRPRRRQDFIGGSYHSAFYNPTRSAVSAAAAAAASTAVPSTSSSVNFSTPVSDYDLNLSPTDSSLQSDNNYSSSQRQPMRRSSLLNSLPSTVLTNSSPADQSFDSHRLGQLGRSSSSSSNNNNNTTSNTDSRLTNSDTVNKQVSSDFSRPSRLLAWRPLPQPFRRRLLYKHSNNGGGDTDLPMPWMMRPSTASSLSASSSSSGNGCGTSRGPNTKNQSTGSSTSTLSNLSSSVLNSHHLNSSFPDPGSSPGCNGESTENFKSSPSPSSSTSFSSSGSSASFSSSFSTEDISKNNSTVSTPVSSENIFPFVTSISAASAAAAADTSPSSARLLSSASSSPASSSHGSSILKKDFYSTLAPRPLSNSTSIHSETNDLFASNNNDQRNLNSVPNSLEDTKYYSLVNNKNNSSSSRISTNNDNKHNTDEACSESMPLLSFCPKCKLVSHRNQSKRNKDSSDRKVSRFSEYFSKTCSCSASVDSDVGSTSKKSLVSDKLSSDLAVCSSTNGHNGVYSEKSFSSLASTSNYTPTSSSSHSASVADYKWSTGLTYGSDKSTKTSLLRLNQKSSYGKNKNVTCNSSSSFRKFPKTFPAASLTSSDTPIMTQDIKNSDTTVPLSQVSLPGKNSSVWSRKHSFNQYTDSVKKNLLFNLTNSLKRPFSSSTDEDSHVKMKFPRSDQSQSSYNSNSTDLNGTSTSGSNTHLNSSFTPVSPSPSPVSSAEHSELLFPEIQNNNPASSAFNIADAGLSRASTSMAASVLKTPPIASTSVSMRLTPNVECVSQNNNCDEIDTDSSNSFIPSPSTTLNNTNCNNDNNNNNNNNNNNDNNNNNNNSKNNNKYHNSELFEMQSCPTTTSGRMPSMSPFRSISMNNSLPQNLSERLDACKMNLQILETLSSTYRQDAANSVSPSIPATFTLQTNNRISPPPPLPDHIPISCPETSRSSNLPTNLLPSFSKSSSSKSEASTSIISESPVASTSGQPVPSTSSCSDNPLLPAQKKEENSESSNSSSTAKPCLRQAGALKSAFHSICRALSITGTTQTATEAIYTSQHSSTAIGHRSSLSVSTTTITTKPLCSVSSSVGNEGKGSKRPRFEANKRLDLPQKSPVPTISSSTTVSTDVNCTTTTTALSSHQSSETVSVTNSIPTSVSCATSSQHTPCATPIYSSSTSHSSSLKDSCNYFPLLPLTSSTSLPPHSPSSNLPRSTDDSRSFSSSSAFSCSSSQAAQSTYSSSSLCPSSVSTSSLSSPLASATRISPEKYKSSSKRCPEHSSVKSSHSAAAAAAGAGNYSNNHGFDSNKVPHEQQHYESSTSTESESLLHSPEENLNSSSGHYSAASGSSSSLDSNDVSIQSTSNSGTSRKSHRPTKSSRLRLHNPVPSTSSVCSTHPNQGSGRTTRENNFNKSLGQCHKDSVEPQPTHSTTHTGQTSQHLPFDPSYAPNQYSIPDSNPNLSLLNWEDVDSSRVYPADLDSSDNLSTSSNIYDLPPYEESNHQNRRSFSQYPERPELLPSAHSISRPENPQGVDLSNSESLPVNINDNPGAATNEAFDTLCAVASATCDITEVTARLHQELDELDRRMASLQQRCAARLARVQVPSREVVNLERWSANHNVDEFVCSVRNTLDGIAQLRRHERLMHMQQLVSLPGGMTSSTSFGGSRLDESARLSTEAREEISRNLQREVNTQTKLLRLQERILQRLRQRQIHHHYVNTGSLEDASSRPSDTLQAAINRAIAGAFLGRGEIAVATNIINLTHRIQRWDFKKLELPDLTYISDNVIVPHCKLHNGASCDISQDGSLLATFVPTHRGFPDDTVLAIYSLQEDSLGQCLFTKGFGKSPFSLSPFVLLLLLMLLLLL from the exons ATGAAGAACATCACAGATTTTGTCTTCCGAAGGCAAGTTGGACTGAAAGATGTTCAGTCATACATCAAATTTGTTGAGAGCCTTCTGGAATACAAAGCTACCACACCACATGCTAATGAG CCATGTGAACTATCTGGTCACTGCCGAGCTACATTTCTCATGGATTTCAGTCCTGATGG CTCAAGAATGGCTTCTTCTCATGGTGACCACTCTGTGCGCATTACTGATATCGTAACACGGAAGTGCACGCACATCTTGCAGGGCCATCCGAGAACGCCATGGTGTCTAGCATTCCATCCGTCGGCCAATGACATCCTGGCATCTGGTTGTCTTGGAGGAGAGGTCAGAATCTGGGACTTACAT GGTCGTGGCAGTGAAGTGTGGACTGCGCCACATGGTTCTGTAATTGCCACTTTGGCTTTTCATCCGACAGACCATGTGTTGGTCTTTGCCACTGCTGATGAGATTTACTTCTGGGACTGGAGTAAAAGCCAACCGTTTGCCTGCTGTAAGACAGCCCGTAGTTTTGAAAGAGTCAG atGGCTCTGCTTTGATCCGCTTGGACATTATCTCTACACAGGGATTGCCAATAACACAACCATCCAGCCACGGATCCATGTAGGAAACAGGAGCTCAACTGG ACTCCGTTCAGATTTGAGAAGCAGACGGCGCCAAATTCAAGAACGTTATCAGGAAGTCCTGCGCCAGTATCAAAATTATGAAAGATCCCAGAGTGAAATCCCCAGCACTCTTG ACTCTAGTATTCCTACTTCCATGGGCCTTGATGATGAACTGTTGCCATATGTCAGTTTGATAGCACCACAGTCTCCGGTCCATGAAGACAACCTTCGCTATGCACGTCAGTATGCTGCTGAGATTTCCGAAGTAGTCCGTGGTGCCCTGGACGATGCTCGCCTTTCCATTCAAAACCTACAGGACAGACCACGCAGGCGTCAAGATTTCATCGGTGGTTCCTATCACTCTGCTTTCTACAACCCAACAAGAtctgctgtttctgctgctgctgccgccgctgcttcAACTGCTGTTCCTTCGACATCATcatctgtaaatttttccactcCAGTATCTGACTACGATTTGAACCTCAGTCCAACTGACTCGTCCCTGCAGAGTGATAATAACTATTCTAGCAGTCAAAGACAGCCAATGAGGAGGTCCAGCCTTTTGAATTCCTTGCCCAGTACAGTATTGACCAATTCCAGTCCTGCTGACCAATCCTTTGACAGTCACCGGCTTGGCCAGCTAggtagaagtagcagtagtagtagtaataataataataacaccactaGTAATACAGATTCTAGGTTAACAAACTCAGACACTGTAAATAAACAAGTCTCTTCTGATTTTTCCCGTCCCTCTAGGTTGCTGGCATGGAGGCCACTTCCTCAACCTTTCCGACGGCGCCTGTTATACAAGCACTCAAATAACGGAGGCGGTGACACTGATTTGCCCATGCCTTGGATGATGAGACCCTCCACAGCTTCTTCTCTGTctgctagcagcagcagcagtggtaacgGCTGCGGCACCAGTCGTGGTCCAAATACAAAAAATCAGTCGACCGGTTCGAGCACCTCTACACTTAGTAACTTATCCTCATCAGTATTGAACAGTCACCATTTGAACAGTTCTTTCCCAGATCCCGGTTCAAGCCCTGGGTGTAACGGTGAATCTACTGAAAACTTTAAGtcttctccctccccttcctcttccacttctttctcttcttccggttcctctgcttctttttcttcgtcaTTTTCTACTGAGGATATTTCCAAAAACAACAGTACCGTTTCTACCCCTGTCAGTTCTGAAAACATATTTCCTTTTGTGACTTCCAtctctgctgcttctgctgccgccgctgctgatACTTCACCATCTTCAGCTAGATTGTTGTCTTCTGCCAGTTCTTCACCGGCATCATCATCACATGGGTCATCAATCTTAAAGAAAGACTTCTACTCTACCCTCGCCCCTCGCCCTCTTTCTAATTCTACCAGTATTCACTCAGAAACAAACGATCTCTTTGCCTCAAACAATAATGACCAACGTAACTTGAATTCGGTACCTAATTCTTTAGAAGATACAAAATACTATTCTCtagttaataataagaataatagtagtagtagtagaattagcactaataatgataataaacataaTACTGATGAAGCCTGTTCAGAATCAATGCCATTATTATCTTTCTGTCCAAAATGTAAGTTAGTGTCTCATAGGAACCAGTCTAAAAGAAATAAGGATTCTTCAGATAGGAAAGTATCCAGATTTTCTGAATACTTCAGTAAAACTTGTAGCTGTTCAGCTTCAGTTGATTCTGATGTCGGTTCAACTAGTAAAAAATCTTTAGTTTCTGACAAACTCTCATCGGATCTTGCTGTCTGTTCCAGCACCAATGGCCATAATGGAGTCTATTCCGAGAAATCATTTTCTTCTCTCGCTTCTACTTCTAATTACACCCCTACTTCATCCTCTTCTCATTCTGCTAGTGTTGCCGATTACAAATGGTCGACTGGTCTCACTTATGGTTCTGACAAATCAACTAAAACCTCTCTTCTCCGCCTTAATCAGAAATCCTCTTATGGTAAGAATAAAAACGTTACCTGCAATTCCTCGTCTTCCTTCAGAAAATTCCCCAAGACTTTCCCTGCAGCCAGTCTGACCTCTTCGGATACTCCTATAATGACACAGGATATCAAGAATTCAGACACCACTGTACCATTATCCCAGGTATCTCTTCCTGGCAAGAACTCTTCTGTCTGGTCACGGAAACACTCTTTTAATCAGTACACTGACTCAGTTAAGAAAAACCTTCTCTTCAATTTAACTAATTCTCTGAAACGACCCTTCTCGTCTTCTACCGATGAAGACAGCCACGTTAAAATGAAGTTTCCTCGCAGTGACCAGTCTCAGTCCTCTTACAACTCCAATTCCACAGATCtcaatggtaccagcaccagtggcAGTAATACTCACTTAAATTCGTCTTTTACTCCagtctctccttctccttctcccgtATCATCTGCTGAACATTCGGAATTACTCTTTCCAGAAATTCAGAACAACAATCCGGCCTCTTCAGCTTTCAACATTGCAGATGCTGGATTGAGCCGTGCCAGTACCTCCATGGCAGCATCGGTTCTGAAGACTCCCCCCATAGCAAGCACCAGTGTCTCCATGAGATTAACACCGAATGTAGAGTGCGTCTCCCAAAACAACAACTGTGATGAAATAGATACTGACAGCAGTAACAGCTTTATCCCTTCTCCTTCAACCACTCTCAACAACACTAAttgtaataacgataataataataataataataataataataataatgataataataataataacaataatagtaaaaacaacaataagtACCATAATAGTGAACTTTTTGAAATGCAGTCTTGCCCCACTACAACTTCAGGCAGAATGCCCTCAATGTCTCCATTTAGGTCCATTAGCATGAATAACAGCTTGCCTCAGAACCTATCGGAACGGTTGGATGCCTGTAAAATGAACTTACAAATCCTTGAGACTCTGAGTTCAACATACAGGCAAGATGCTGCTAACAGTGTCTCTCCATCTATCCCTGCTACATTCACACTTCAGACAAACAACCGAATCTCTCCACCCCCGCCTTTGCCTGACCACATTCCTATTTCATGTCCCGAGACGAGCAGGAGTAGTAATTTACCGACTAACCTTTTACCGTCTTTTTCGAAAAGCTCTTCTTCTAAGTCCGAAGCTTCTACCAGCATCATTTCTGAATCTCCAGTAGCATCGACATCTGGCCAACCTGTCCCCAGTACCAGTTCATGTAGTGATAATCCTCTTCTGCCTGCTCAGAAGAAGGAGGAAAATTCCGAAAGTAGTAATTCTAGCAGCACAGCCAAACCATGTTTGCGACAGGCTGGAGCACTTAAATCAGCTTTCCATTCAATTTGTCGAGCCCTGAGTATTACTGGTACTACACAGACGGCAACTGAAGCAATATACACATCGCAACACTCCAGCACAGCGATAGGTCATAGAAGTAGTTTATCtgtttcaacaacaacaatcaccacaaAACCTTTGTGTTCAGTGAGCTCTAGTGTTGGCAATGAAGGGAAGGGTTCTAAAAGACCACGTTTTGAAGCAAACAAGCGATTAGATCTCCCTCAGAAGTCTCCTGTCCCCACCATTAGTAGTTCCACTACAGTGTCCACTGATGTTAAttgtactaccactactactgcactGTCTTCGCATCAATCCTCTGAAACTGTCTCTGTTACTAATAGTATTCCGACATCTGTATCTTGTGCCACAAGTAGCCAACATACACCCTGTGCCACGCCTATTTATTCTTCCTCCACATCACATAGTTCTTCCCTAAAAGACTCTTGTAATTATTTTCCCCTCCTTCCTTTAACGTCATCAACTTCTCTGCCCCCTCATTCACCGAGCTCAAATTTGCCCAGATCTACAGATGATTCcagatctttttcttcttcttctgccttcTCTTGCAGTTCTTCTCAAGCAGCTCAGTCAACATATTCCAGCTCTTCGCTGTGTCCTTCGTCAGTTTCCACATCCTCTCTGTCTTCACCGCTTGCCTCTGCCACTAGAATTTCTCCAGAAAAATACAAATCTAGTTCTAAAAGATGCCCTGAACATAGTTCTGTCAAAAGCTCtcattctgctgctgctgctgctgctggcgctggtaattatagcaataatcatggttttgattctaaCAAAGTGCCACATGAACAACAGCATTATGAGTCGAGTACCTCAACAGAGTCAGAGAGTCTCTTACATTCTCCAGAAGAAAACTTGAATTCTTCAAGTGGTCATTATTCAGCTGCCAGTGGTTCGAGTTCTTCTCTGGACAGTAATGATGTCTCCATACAATCAACATCTAATTCAGGGACTTCACGAAAGAGTCATCGGCCCACAAAATcctctcgtttgagattacataaCCCTGTCCCCTCTACTAGTAGTGTATGTTCTACTCATCCTAATCAAGGTTCTGGTCGTACGACtagagaaaataatttcaataagtcATTAGGTCAGTGTCATAAGGACAGTGTTGAGCCCCAGCCCACACATTCCACGACCCACACTGGTCAGACATCACAACATCTGCCCTTTGACCCAAGCTATGCTCCCAATCAATATTCCATACCTGATTCTAATCCAAACCTGTCTTTACTCAACTGGGAAGACGTGGATTCTTCCAGAGTGTACCCTGCTGATTTGGATTCTTCAGACAACCTGTCTACATCTTCAAATATTTATGATCTCCCACCTTATGAAGAATCCAATCATCAAAACAGACGGAGTTTCTCGCAGTATCCAGAGAGGCCAGAGCTACTGCCCTCTGCTCACAGCATTAGCCGTCCAGAAAACCCTCAAGGTGTTGACCTCTCCAACAGTGAAAGTTTACCAGTTAACATTAACGATAATCCAGGTGCTGCGACTAATGAGGCCTTTGATACACTGTGTGCAGTTGCATCAGCTACCTGTGATATAACTGAAGTGACTGCACGTCTGCATCAAGAACTGGATGAGCTAGATCGACGCATGGCATCATTACAACAGCGCTGTGCTGCACGTTTGGCCAGAGTGCAAGTGCCGTCGCGGGAAGTCGTGAATCTAGAGAGGTGGAGTGCAAACCACAATGTTGATGAGTTTGTGTGCAGTGTGCGCAACACTTTAGATGGAATTGCTCAGTTGCGGCGTCATGAGCGTCTTATGCATATGCAGCAGTTGGTTTCATTGCCTGGAGGCATGACTAGCAGTACCAGTTTTGGTGGAAGTAGATTAG ATGAGTCGGCCCGGTTATCAACGGAGGCTCGTGAGGAGATATCTCGTAACTTACAGCGAGAAGTCAATACTCAAACCAA ATTACTGCGACTCCAAGAACGTATCTTGCAACGTTTACGCCAGCGTCAAATCCATCATCATTATGTGAACACAGGCAGTTTAGAAGATGCTTCATCACGCCCAAGTGATACTCTTCAGGCTGCTATTAATAGGGCTATTGCAG GTGCTTTCTTGGGAAGAGGTGAAATTGCTGTTGCAACTAATATTATCAACTTGACACATCGCATCCAACGGTGGGACTTCAAGAAACTAGAACTCCCTGACCTTACTTACA TCAGTGACAATGTGATAGTTCCACATTGTAAACTACACAACGGTGCTAGCTGTGATATATCCCAAGATGGTTCTTTACTGGCAACATTTGTGCCAACACATCGAGGATTCCCTGATGACACTGTCTTAGCCATCTACTCCCTGCAAGAAGATTCTCTTGGACAGTGCTTGTTCACCAAGGGTTTTGGTAAGTCACCATTTTCTCTTTCAccctttgtattattattactact aatgctgctactactactataa